The DNA sequence attatcattttgaaCTACTTTTAATCCTCGATTAAAattatcataatatataaacTGTTGAATGAAAGTCCTATCAgttaatttaaagaatgatcatgcctttataatcaatgaatactctctccattgctACTAGGTgctggagaagcccaaagaaagCCCTGAAAACTTATGGTCACATGGACAATATCAGGAGAGTAgtattcatctaacatggtatggTATGAGAGCGAAGTAATTAAGTTATAATCCTATTTTTAGATGGAAACcaaaaaatatgagaaataaGAGGAGTAAATTAGGAGGGTTTACATGCGTGAGATTGTGCGAAGCGTGTGGGTGGAGATTGTGCGAAGCGTGTGGGGGGAGATTGGTGGCCCCACAGTGATACTAGTGGATAAGATTGAAGGAGAAGAACCATCCTCTAACTTCAACGATTACTCTGCCCGTATCCACTTCAACTCCTTCAACGATTACGTTGCCATGTCCCTCAACGCTCTGGTTCGACTCCCCCTTTCGACTTCCAAGCTACACGAAGATGCGCTGCTCCGCCACTCGCTCTTCTCGACGAGGACGATGCAGAAGCCTGAGCGGAGGAATCGCCACGCTTTTGTGGTCGAAGCGAAAGGCAAGAAAGGGATGCAAGCTCGTCGGTTTCAAAGGGCTGCGCCTCCCCCGCTACCCAAGATTGAAGACGATGGAAACCCTAAATTCGTTATCTTCATCCGTATGGCCAATGTTTGTTCTCTATCCTTTTTACTTTTCAGCTCCGGTTGTTTCTATcgattcatatttattttgcCTCTCTGGAATTGGTGCTGAGAATGGCGTGAGATTTGGAGTCGCtctcaattatatataaattgtataCTGTGTTCTTGGCCACTCATTGAATAGATTACATTCTAAATTATCTTGAAATATGGCATCAAGAGTAGTAGCTCATTATTAACTCAAAATCTGAAAAGGGTGAAGTTCGTGAAGTTCAATATATTGCACACAATTATTGGAAATATCATCCATAACATCGTCCCTTTTACGTTGATCACGCAGGTTTATCTATGGTACCCCTTGagtcttataaatggtggcaCAACCGCCAAAATCATGGTTGCAGCAAAAGATAATTTTCTTGGGAAATATATCTACAAAGACACTCTGGCTAGGAATCTTGCTGCTGTTATATACCGTGTAAGctttaattttcatccatATTTTGCTCCATTATCCTGTTCTTTACGTCTTGTATTAAGCCGCCTGTGCCCTTCCAAATAAAATGAGTTAAAGTTAAACCTTTTAATTTCAATGGTGAATAGAATGATATTGTTCTTGTTAAAACTTTGTATTGGTGATAAAAGGAACATTAAAGCTTGTACTTTGATAAGAGAGTGCTTTTAAAAGAGATAAAGAAGGGAAGGAACAGTGCATTATGTTGATATCAGCACGTACGAGATTGCTGGATGTTTGAGAGCTCTCGTCGGTTTGGAGAAAGTTGCAATCCATAGGATTTAGAATTTGTCTGAATTAACGTTGATTGTGTTAATATAGGAATTGATTGCCACAATTTCTATCTATTGAGAAAACAGTTAATTCTACACTTTCttgtcattttgtttttgcaaAATTACTCAATTCTCAAGCCTAGAACGACAATTGATTCTAAACACTCTTTAAGATACTAACAGTCGATCTACCAATGAACAGGATGAAAAGGAGATACAGAAGACAGCATTTAAACAGTTCCGCGTGTTGCGGTCAGCAACAGAATTCAGATATGGCTACAAGATTGTTGTAATGTTTCCAAACCTTTCTTTATGATTCAtgagaacaatattttatattctacTTCGGAATGGATGAACAACAATTTGTTGTCGTAATGTTAATTATATACTTTCATGCAGGAAAATGGCAATGTGAGATCCGCACTGTCTACCACAGATGTAATTGAGGTAAGAATGGATTATTTGTTCTCTTCTATTGTTCTTGAGATTTTATAAggattgaaaaggaaaatcctTGAACACCATGTGGTGGTAATCTTTTCCTTTGTAACTTGTTTCGATCGGTGAGATTTGCGACTAGATCAGCTAGTTTACTTACACAGTTTATTTCTCAATCAATCTTAGCTTCCAACACAAGATCAGCTGAAGACGGTTCTCGATAAAGTTAAAGACTTCTTCGGAGATGCAAAGGAATCATTCGGCAAACTCACTACACTAGGTTCACTTGAAGGTGAGGAGTCAGACGAGAACTCGGCGGAGAAGACCAAGTGAGTATTATTTCGTAGTACTTCTCTTCGCTTTTCTGCCATGGACATTAAGAGAGAATATTGCAGCTCCTTTGCCTTCCCGCTAACAAAGATCCTTACAATTGTTGGGATTTTTAATCTTGAGAAAAGAGTTTCAGAGGGGTAGATTGATTCCTTAATCCACATTTTCAGGGTTAAAACTTGAGGTTAGAGTGGTCGCTTTACTGGAAAGCGCCACAGCACGAAGAACATCTTAAACCCGAGGGCATTGAAAGGTATATAGAACGGTGGATAAGCAATGTTTTTTGTATCCAAAACTGTTAGCAGAAAAATTAGGGAGCTTTATACACGGTAATGTACACAAGTTCACCGATGCTTTTTGTTCACAAATCTTGTTTCTCTGACCCAGTGGAAATACACTCTTCATTCTTTCACGTATTGCATTGTCCTTGATTTTGTCTTGTCAGAAACTAagttttctatattttcccCGAGGAGATGCTGTTAGAATGACCACAAAGTTGACTCGAGTCGTTGACCGTCAATTTAAACAGttatttagtaaatttaaTGCTTATTTGGCTCTGGAAAGGTTTTTGGTTGCTACTTCTATATACCCATATAAAAATCCAAATCCCAATAGTTTGGGAAGGTAATATTCAATCCATTAAGTTAAGGAACTCACTTATTAGAAAAGATATCATTTTCCCCTGCATGCAAGGGTATGTAAATAGCATAATCATGCGATGAATAGGCCTTCATCTATCACTGGATACTCAGTTGGGTCATAGGAATACTCATAGCCAAACCTCATTGCATCATAAAGGTGAGTCGGACCTTCAGTGAAGATGCCTGGATCACCATAATCTGGAAACTCTATAATCTGTTCAAGGTTCTTTGGGTAACAACCATCTTGAATCAAATAGCCCTGCAAATCTTCATCAAAGCTTGAAAAAGGAAACCCACTTCCTAAATCAGTTGAAATGCTGCTAAGATCGATCACATTCTGGTTTTTCACGCCCAATGGAGCTGTAGCAGTTGAAATAGGCTCAAAATGGTCATTGATCTCATCGAAACTCTTAGCCTTGCCAGAAAATGAATCAGTTGTAGCTTTTGGTGGGTTTAGATGGACCATCTGTTGGCTGCAGTCCTCTGAAAATGGAGCCTTACTTTCAATGGAGCTTCCTTTGTCTTTCTCTGTTGCTGACCGTCCAGAACTAATGGACGAAACCGATGGTAGTTGGTTGATTTGAACTTGATGTGGCTTGCTTTCTTGTTTGAGCTTCATCTGTGGAGCTTCAACCCAAGGGTAACATGCTGCTAACTTGCCTTCAGATTCAACAGAGGCAAACGAGTTGTTGAATTTCATGTGGGTACACCGTGTCTTTATCAGTTCAGTAGCAGCAGCTCTTTTTGGCTCTGATGTTTGCTCTTGAACAACCCTTTTCCTATCAGCTTCACAGCCTATGGAATCCACATTCTGAAGAAAGTTATCACCTGAAAAACTGAAGCTGCTATTCGTGACATCGGTTTGTGGCACAACTAACGAGCTACAAACGCTGAAGTTTCCATCTCCATCCTTCAAACTCGAATCGGTCTGTTTCATCCCAACAACAAAGCAAGCTTTTGGATCATTTTCTTTCTGCAGTCGACTCAAATAGAGGCGATACTTCTGCATACACAAAAGAAGTGCTCAGCCAGAAACAGAAGGACATCCCTTTAAGCTAGATCAATAGCAAGAATGAAGGTAGATATCCCAAACCTGCAAATGGCTAGCTACATTTTCCCTTGTTAGCCATGGGACATTCATCAGATCAAGAATCTTCTTAGGGCCAACTTCTGCCAAATTAGACATTAAGAATCATTATCTCGAAAGTTTTAGGAGGGGAAGTTTAAGAGTATTGTATACTTACTGTCAAAGCCTATCTGGTTTACTGCTTCAACAAATTTCTGGTGCAGATCAACCGACCAAACAACTCTGGCTTTCTTTGTAGAACATGTCTCACCAAACTCTTTTTCCTCGTACTTATCaacatcttttcttttcctcacTGAAAAGAGCTCCTCTACTCTAAGGAACTGGCTATCATCATACCTATCTGATCCATTTCTAAGGATTTGAAGGCCTTCAAAAACATCATGGCCTTCAATATCTCttccctcttgaatcttctttcgAAGTACATGCTGCCATATATTCCTAAGTTCTTTCATACGTATTGGCTTTAGAAGATAATCACAAGCCCCATGTTGAACCCCTTTCATTACTCTGCTTGTTTCTCCATCAACTGACATCACTGCATGGAGGAAGACGAACTTATACATAAGAAATGAGGACTCTGCTAAAAAGACAACATTTAATGCATTCAAAACAATCTTGAAGGTAGGGAGGCAGAGAACTGACTGATAACTGGTAGGTCCATTTCTAATCCTACATGCTCGAGGAGTTTAAAACCGTCCATGTCGGGCATGTTTACGTCGCTGATTACGATGTCGTATCCATCTTTTCTCTCCCTTAGCAGGCTTAGAGCCTCCCTTGCCAGGCAACATGTAGTCACTGCAACACAGAGTGTAAGTAAAGTGTTTCAGCCTGGTTTTGAAAAAAGTTCATCTGATTCAACTGAACTAAGCTATAAATGACTCATTTTCAGTTTCACTTCCAAGCTTTAGCTGGAATAGATctcataaaaatgattaactCAATTCCTTTCTCTGAAAGCCAAAGTGCATCAGCCATGATTGAAAACTCAAGTGAATGAAGAGAGAAAACGTtaacaaagaaacaaatcttGGTTTGAATTAAGAAACAGTGTTTAATTAcaaagcagcagcagcagcagcaaaaTATAGAGCCAGGGAAAGCTCAGTAGAAGAAAACAAGCctagattttttctttttttgaaaaatggaaggaaaaggaTAAAGAAACCACAGAACCATATGAGAAACTTTGCAGTTGCAGATGAACTTCTGATTAATCTGCCAAACCAACTttaaacatgaatgaaaaGCTTTGATTTTATCTGATGGGGCTGTATCATTTTCACCTCAGTATtgagagaaaacaaaacaattcaGAGCCTCAAAACTTGTAGTAGTACTAACAGCTCAAAATCAAGGAACAAATTAAcagatggagagagagagagagagagagagagagacttgTTTTTGTAAATCAACCTTCATAAGAGCACTTTTTGAGCATCTTTTCCAGGATTTTGAGCCATGTTGGatcatcatcaacaacaagaacacgAAGACCGACAGGAAACACATCGCTTCGAGGCGAAGAGAAGCCATTTTCCATGATGATGGAGCTGTGGAGGAGgatgagagaggagaaaatgAACAGTAAGTCTGTAACAACAGGTTTCTAGAAAAGAGCCTTAAAATTCTCAGAACTGTCtgggttttaaaaaatggccCCAAGTTTAcagagagagggaaagaggAACCAATGAATCCAAGTGCCCAACTGTTCCCTTCAAAAGATTCATAgaatgttatatatatttacaaataagcaagaaaaaaaacagtGAAATGAAATAAGGGAAAGGTAACTCCCTCAGCAGATGCAAGAGGTGAAAGAATACGAGCTGGGAGAGAAAAGGCATCTTTACAAGGGACCtgcttatatatatatatatatatatatatattaaaagcaTTGAAATGACTATATAATAATGAATCAAAGAGAGTGCAGGAAAAGGAATAAAAGCATTCAAAAACAAATGGAAATATATTAGGAAGCATAGGGTGAGGAGCAGTTATAATGAACAGTAGGAGCAACAATCCAACAAATGAAGGTGGGAACCCCTTTTTATCTGCTCAACTTAAATTCCCTTTTGCACATTTGCACTCCAAGTGGGAAatccaacttttcttttcttttcttttcttttctttcttttctttctttttcttcaagtcaTCTGCAGCAGAGGGACTTTTCCATGTTTGAGTTCAACTATGAACTTcaccattttgttttcttctgtcATTCAACATTTCTTTAACCCAACTTATTATTGAATGTCACCCACTTTTTGTACTTTTATTCTTTACTATATATACAAAATGTCCCTCCATACCTTCCTTGGCTTGCCTGTGACAGCTTATAAGCCTTCTGAAATGCCCTCCACAGATGCCCAAAAGACAATAGCATTGGCAGAAGAAtagcttcatggttttaaaacgcgtttgctagagagaggtttccacacccttataaggaatgtttcgttcccctctccaaccggtgtgggatctcacagtaccAAACTCAAAAGTTGATAAACCTATGCATTTTTATATCCTTAACAAGGTTACCATATGTGTCAGTCAAACGTTGAACTCACATTGTACCGACAAGTGTTCGATACGTGTCGAGCATGAAAACGGCAAccaaactaaaatatttgtgGTTGTTAGTCCCTAAGTCGTAATTTTGGAGGTGAATCAAAAGCGGgaacagagaagaagttgtctgtttgttcttttattgAAACAGAAATGGAGAAAACAGTAGCAGTAAGTTCATAGAgatataaagaagaaaaaagttggTAGTGCAGGCACGTGGAGTCCATTTAAAAGGCAAAGGCAAGGGcaaaggcaaaggcaaaggcaaagACAAGAAAAGGTTGGGTTCAGAAGAGAAGTGGTGAAATTGGGCAGTACAGCACAGCACAGCACAGAAAGGCACCTGAAGAACACCAACAGTGTTGCATTCAAGATAAGTCAAACGCTGAGAATCCTTCCAACTTTTCTTCCCTTCTCACCATTCTTAGTGATACCCAATTCAAGAAAGTTGAGGAATACTCAAAACTTGGTTCTTATCACAATACTCTTTCAACAAcctcttaaaatattaaaagtggAAGCTTTTTAAGACAACCCCATTGcttgctttgctttgcttgTCTGTTTGTCAGTGTGGATGCCCAATAACTCTTaactttatataattaattatgtacTTGGGAAAGCTTAATCAAACCTCCTCTCCCCTCACTTCCAtgtattataatatatttactcTTTCTTAACCTTAATTAACTACATAATTAAGCAAAGATTATGGAGATTATCAACAATATCCTTACTaacttattaaatatgaaCCCAAAAAGATGGAGTGTGTTGAACCCATTGGTTTGTGATTGTTGGGTGTGAGAAGCAAATTGGGAGTAggggttttgaatttgatgatgAGATTGGTGTGTTGTGGTCATGATTGTGTTGAATGATTATTAAAACTAATGTTCTTCAAAACCTCTAATCATATCACATTTAAACTAATCTCACTTCCATTACTATTAATTCAATGCGTGAATTATGCAAAaagcttttttatttatttatttattattatttaaacaaaattaaaaaaaaattatagaaattaattgGGATGTTTATATGATCTNttttatttatttatttattattatttaaacaaaataaaaaaaaattatagaaattaattgGGATGTTTATATGATCTAaaatacttaattttgaatttttagaaaatatatattttattaatatttgaatacaCCAAAAAGGAAATGCCCACTAGCAAATTCTgtctcaaataaaatataaatatagaaaataataattaaaaaataataattaaaattaggaaATTTTGAGGATGAACCTTCCTCCAAGTGGATCGGCTTTATATTAGTTTATGTAAAGTTGGAATATGGTTTTGCCTAATGCTCTTCTATCATATGCCCTTACCTCTTTAATTATTCCCTtaattttccctttcaagtttatatatatatatatatatatatttgtattctACCTTTTTATCCAACTacctaataattaattaaacactaGCGGTTGACTAATCGTTCGTAGACCCTTGATTCTTAAGATCCTTACAACAAGCATTGCTAcataatcaaatcatttgaCAATGTGGTCTAATGAAAGTGTGCTTGTTCTCTTGGTCTCGACTTGAGTTTAGAGAAAGGAACTAAGTTGTGGTGTGGAGATATGTTATGTAGATGACATTTATGGTGTTCGAGTTGCACAAGGGTCTTGACATGCTTCCCTTGAAAGAAGCATAATCATAACGTTGACTATACGTGTGGATAACGAGACCACCTTCACAACCTTCTCCCAAATACTCTATTATACTAATGATGTATGAATGTATTTTCTTTCGGCTTTTTCGTTGTATATAAGTGGACGACTAGTCTCCTACTTAACGAACGAAAAGTGCAACTAAAAATCGTGATTTACTTGTAAACCATTTCATTAAGGAGCAAGTTTTGGACACCGAACTCAGTGTTTACATTTGACGGTCGGCTATGAAGGGATCTGTACAGAAATTGGTTTAGTTTGGTCAAATCAAGTATTCATAATAAACTAAGAAAAGGGCGTCTGGATATTCCTTTGGCAGGCTGCTTATATAGAGATAGAACCGCGACAGATCTTCCTTGGAGACTTTTTCAGTGTCAACCACATCTTCACTGCAAGTTAGCACCCACAAATCCTCTGATTTGATCCTCTTCAAGCTCCCCCGACAAAACGGGCACGACTCCGATCTCGTGTTCCTACAAATCATTCACAAGCAAAGACATTAACGCAGTCGAACCCAGAGCCCGATCATGATGATCTAGGAAGGTTTGTATGTATGTAGTTACCAATTGTGGTAGCATTTGATGCACATTGAATGGCAGCAGTTTGGCAACACCATTTTTGTGGAAGCTTCTAAGCAAATCCcacattcttcttctctctctacatcACCATTGGAGAGCTTTCCATCTCCTTCGACTCCCACACGCTTCTCTTTAGCGTTATCCAACTCCTTAGCGCTCGCTTGGAGCCGTTGAAGCGATGGCAATATCACAGCTGAAGTAGCACGTTTGTTGGACTCAAAACAAGCTCATATACTCAAACTCATACAATATCAATACCACAATAGACCAAGCCTAATGATATTGAACACAAGGcataatgtgagatcccacgtcggttgaagaggggaacgaaacatttcttataagaatgtggaaacctcttcgtATCagtcgcgttttaaaaaccttaaagcagtcgtgttttaaaaatctgaAAGGAAAGTTCATGCTCCTACAATCATGGATGTGTGTGAAGTGTTAGAGGTGCTAGAACAGGTTTGTGCACGGGATTAGAGAAGTGTTTGGGAAACAAAACTCCAAAACAGAGTGTTTGAAGGCAAGAAAATGTACCATAAAAATCTTTGAGAGTGGCCTTTCTTCCATGGGCTGATAGGTTGGGTCTTCCATCTGTGTAAACCTGAACAACATCATTTGACAGAACAAACTAAGACACATAAACATGAAAAACAAAGCCACATTAAACAAGTGAAGAAAGGAGAGACGCGCCTTGTAAACAAGTATGTGGAAGAAATTTAGGTATCTGGGAAGAACACATGTGCAAGAACAATCCACCCATTGCATCAAAAACAGAAACAGTGGAGCTAATTGACTGTAAACCAATTTCATTTGGAGATATGAACCATGTTTGGCTCTTGGAATTGCAACAGCCCTGCAAACCCACCATAATTTCCCACCATAATTTCATCAAAACCACTAAACCGATGGAAATTTGTATGAACTGGGAAGatacaaatgaaaaaagtGACAAGGGAAAAGGGATACTCACAGAGCATTGGCGCGATTTACATCTTCTTCGAGGACTTTCAGAGAATCCTTACAAGAAGACCTCGATAGCCGATAATACATAATCCCACAACTTCGAAACccccaaaaataatatacccaccaaattattttcttcaagaaCGTGTTTACTTACAGAACACCCAGAAGAGAAATTTGGTGGTAATTGAttagtagaagaagaagaagaagaagaagaagaagaagaagaagaagaagaagaagaagacgaagaagaagaagaagagtgtCGTTTCACTCCTCCGGCGATTACCGATAAGGAAGGGACAGCGGCGTCTGAGAAAGCGATGctttcttcctccttttccCAATTTATGtgtaaaatgtcaaaattgtTGTTTATGTTTCCACTACCCAATTCAACACGAGCAGTTGGTTTCccctttttcaaaattactccaaaaaccatcattttcattaattatgtTTCCTTCCTGAATTAAACTCTCATTAATCACAAATTAAGTCTGTTTTagtaataattcaattcaaactaTACACACTAGCTTGTCTCATCTCacctttttaataaaaaactcTTTGGGTCCCATTCCAAgtttacttttcttcttttaaataacTAAACCATCAAATATTGAAGAATTGAAGTACGGAGAGGAGGAGGCGCCGGTGGGATTTTGTTTAACCAATTGGTTGGGCAGTGGAAAAGCTTTAATTTTGAGGGAGTTTGCTCATCTACTTCACCGACCCATCATCCGTTTTCATAAATCAAACTCTCTAAACCCTTTAAAACCCAAGTTTCTACGCCCAAAATCTTCCCCATTCAAACATGGAGGAGCTTCATTGCATTGAGCACCTTAAATCCCAGCCCTTCTGGGTTTGCTTCCTCTTCGCATTGGGTTCTCTCTCCGCTCTCAAACTCTCGGTAATCCTTCTGAAATGGATCTATGTCAATTTCCTCCGACCCCCAAAGAACCTCAAGAGATACGGCTCCTGGGCGCTCGTCACAGGACCCACTGATGGAATCGGCAAGGGTTTTGCCTTTCAATTGGCTCGCAAAGGCCTCAATCTGATTTTGGTGGGTCGGAACCCTGAGAAACTCAAGGACGTTTCCGATTCAATCCTCGCTAAATACGGCAGCATCCAAGTAAAGAACGTCGTCGTTGATTTCTCCGGCGATGTTTCAGAAGGGATTAAGAGGATGAGTGAAGCTATTGAAGGGTTGGATGTTGGTGTTTTGATAAACAACGTGGGGGTTTCGTATCCGTACGGGAGGTTTTTTCACGAGGTGGATGAGGAGCTTCTGAAGAACTTAATCAAGGTCAATGTGGAAGGCACCACGAAGGTGACTCAAGCTGTTTTGCCTGTAATgttgaagaggaagagaggcGCCATAGTTAATATTGGTTCTGGTGCTGCCATTGTCATTCCTTCAGATCCCTTATATGCTGTCTATGCCGCCACCAAAGCGTAAGACTCCTCCATGAAGCTATGTATAATTCCTTTACAATATGTTGGCTGTTGCTGGAAGATCTGAGTATTGCAATTTCAGGTACATTGATCAATTTTCAAGGTGTTTATATGTGGAGTACAAGAAGAGTGGAATAGATGTGCAATGCCAGGTAAAAATTAGTATCCTGCCAACCAGTCTGaaacaatgtttttaaaaaagcaCTTTTTGAGCTGTATCTTGTGGTCGATGCAGGTTCCTTTATATGTTGCTACTAAGATGGCATCAATTCGGAGATCGTCCTTCTTCGTTCCCTCGACCGATGGATACGCAGCTGCAGCTCTTCGGTGGATCGGGTATGAGCCTCGCTGCACACCATATTGGCCTCATCAACTTCTCTGGGGTTTGGCGTACTCGTTGCCGGAGTCTGTTGTCGATGGTTGGTGCCTGAAGTTTTGCCTTGGCATCAGAAAGAGAGGACAACTCAAAGACTCCATGAAGAAAGAGTAGGAAGACGCTTAGTTCTAATTTGTGGAGAACAAAGAACCTTTCCCCTTTCCCCTTCCCCCTTCCCCCTAGTGTCAGTTGAAATTTGGACTAGAAGCATGCTAGATTTGAATGTCTcg is a window from the Cucurbita pepo subsp. pepo cultivar mu-cu-16 chromosome LG07, ASM280686v2, whole genome shotgun sequence genome containing:
- the LOC111799148 gene encoding protein HHL1, chloroplastic-like — its product is MREIVRSVWVEIVRSVWGEIGGPTVILVDKIEGEEPSSNFNDYSARIHFNSFNDYVAMSLNALVRLPLSTSKLHEDALLRHSLFSTRTMQKPERRNRHAFVVEAKGKKGMQARRFQRAAPPPLPKIEDDGNPKFVIFIRMANVYLWYPLSLINGGTTAKIMVAAKDNFLGKYIYKDTLARNLAAVIYRDEKEIQKTAFKQFRVLRSATEFRYGYKIVENGNVRSALSTTDVIELPTQDQLKTVLDKVKDFFGDAKESFGKLTTLGSLEGEESDENSAEKTKVKT
- the LOC111799146 gene encoding two-component response regulator ARR11-like isoform X1, with amino-acid sequence MENGFSSPRSDVFPVGLRVLVVDDDPTWLKILEKMLKKCSYEVTTCCLAREALSLLRERKDGYDIVISDVNMPDMDGFKLLEHVGLEMDLPVIMMSVDGETSRVMKGVQHGACDYLLKPIRMKELRNIWQHVLRKKIQEGRDIEGHDVFEGLQILRNGSDRYDDSQFLRVEELFSVRKRKDVDKYEEKEFGETCSTKKARVVWSVDLHQKFVEAVNQIGFDKVGPKKILDLMNVPWLTRENVASHLQKYRLYLSRLQKENDPKACFVVGMKQTDSSLKDGDGNFSVCSSLVVPQTDVTNSSFSFSGDNFLQNVDSIGCEADRKRVVQEQTSEPKRAAATELIKTRCTHMKFNNSFASVESEGKLAACYPWVEAPQMKLKQESKPHQVQINQLPSVSSISSGRSATEKDKGSSIESKAPFSEDCSQQMVHLNPPKATTDSFSGKAKSFDEINDHFEPISTATAPLGVKNQNVIDLSSISTDLGSGFPFSSFDEDLQGYLIQDGCYPKNLEQIIEFPDYGDPGIFTEGPTHLYDAMRFGYEYSYDPTEYPVIDEGLFIA
- the LOC111799146 gene encoding two-component response regulator ARR11-like isoform X2 produces the protein MTTCCLAREALSLLRERKDGYDIVISDVNMPDMDGFKLLEHVGLEMDLPVIMMSVDGETSRVMKGVQHGACDYLLKPIRMKELRNIWQHVLRKKIQEGRDIEGHDVFEGLQILRNGSDRYDDSQFLRVEELFSVRKRKDVDKYEEKEFGETCSTKKARVVWSVDLHQKFVEAVNQIGFDKVGPKKILDLMNVPWLTRENVASHLQKYRLYLSRLQKENDPKACFVVGMKQTDSSLKDGDGNFSVCSSLVVPQTDVTNSSFSFSGDNFLQNVDSIGCEADRKRVVQEQTSEPKRAAATELIKTRCTHMKFNNSFASVESEGKLAACYPWVEAPQMKLKQESKPHQVQINQLPSVSSISSGRSATEKDKGSSIESKAPFSEDCSQQMVHLNPPKATTDSFSGKAKSFDEINDHFEPISTATAPLGVKNQNVIDLSSISTDLGSGFPFSSFDEDLQGYLIQDGCYPKNLEQIIEFPDYGDPGIFTEGPTHLYDAMRFGYEYSYDPTEYPVIDEGLFIA
- the LOC111798063 gene encoding uncharacterized protein LOC111798063, with translation MYYRLSRSSCKDSLKVLEEDVNRANALAVAIPRAKHGSYLQMKLVYSQLAPLFLFLMQWVDCSCTCVLPRYLNFFHILVYKVYTDGRPNLSAHGRKATLKDFYAVILPSLQRLQASAKELDNAKEKRVGVEGDGKLSNGDVEREEECGICLEASTKMVLPNCCHSMCIKCYHNWNTRSESCPFCRGSLKRIKSEDLWVLTCSEDVVDTEKVSKEDLSRFYLYISSLPKEYPDALFLVYYEYLI
- the LOC111798062 gene encoding very-long-chain 3-oxoacyl-CoA reductase 1-like, encoding MEELHCIEHLKSQPFWVCFLFALGSLSALKLSVILLKWIYVNFLRPPKNLKRYGSWALVTGPTDGIGKGFAFQLARKGLNLILVGRNPEKLKDVSDSILAKYGSIQVKNVVVDFSGDVSEGIKRMSEAIEGLDVGVLINNVGVSYPYGRFFHEVDEELLKNLIKVNVEGTTKVTQAVLPVMLKRKRGAIVNIGSGAAIVIPSDPLYAVYAATKAYIDQFSRCLYVEYKKSGIDVQCQVPLYVATKMASIRRSSFFVPSTDGYAAAALRWIGYEPRCTPYWPHQLLWGLAYSLPESVVDGWCLKFCLGIRKRGQLKDSMKKE